CCGCCGGATCACCGGCCATCTCGCCGCAGATACTCACCGGTTTGCCCTCGGCATGCGCATCACGGACAACGGTTTGCAGCGCTTGCAGCACCGCCGGGTGCAGGTAATCGTAAAGGTCGGCCACACGCGGGTTGTTACGGTCGACCGCCAGTAAATACTGGGTCAAGTCGTTAGAGCCGACCGAGAGAAAGTCGACCATCCGCGCCAGTTCCTTGGTCTGGTACACCGCCGCCGGGATCTCGATCATTACCCCGATCGGCGGCATCGGCACGTCGGTGCCTTCGTCGCGCACTTCGCCCCAGGCGCGGTGAATCAGGTGCAAGGCTTCTTCGAGTTCATGGGTGCCGGAGATCATCGGCAGCAGAATCCGCAGGTTGTTCAGGCCTTCGCTGGCCTTGAGCATCGCGCGAGTCTGCACCAGGAAGATTTCCGGGTGATCGAGGGTGACGCGGATGCCGCGCCAGCCGAGGAACGGGTTGTCTTCCTTGATCGGGAAGTACGACAGCGACTTGTCGCCGCCGATGTCGAGGCTGCGCATGGTCACCGGTTGCGGGTGGAACGCGGCGAGCTGTTCGCGGTAGATCGCCAGTTGTTCCTTCTCGCTCGGGAAGCGCTGGTTGATCATGAACGGCACTTCGGTGCGGTACAGGCCAACCCCTTCGGCACCGCGCTTCTGCGCCCGCGCCACATCGGCCAGCAGGCCGGTGTTGACCCACAGCGGCATGCGGTGGCCATCGAGGGTTACGCAGGGCAGATCGCGCAGGGTGTCGAGGCCCAGCGCCAGTTGTTTCTCTTCCTCGACGATTTCAGCGAATTGCTTGCGCAGCACTTCGCTCGGGTTGGTGTAGACCTCGCCGCGTGTACCGTCGACGATCATTTCGATACCGTCGACTTTGGCGTACGGCAGGTCCACCAGGCCCATCACCGTCGGAATGCCCATGGCACGAGCAAGGATCGCGACGTGCGAGTTACCCGAGCCGAGCACCGAAACCAGACCGACCAGCGTACCTTCCGGGACCTCGCCGAGCATCGCCGGCGTCAGTTCCTCGCTGACCAGAATGGTTTTTTCCGGGTAGACCAGGTTCTGCTGACGCTCTTCCTGCAGGTAGGCGAGCAGACGACGGCCCAGATCCTTGACGTCCGACGCGCGCTCACGCAGGTAGGCGTCGTCCATCAATTCGAAGCGGTTGACGTGATCGGTGACCACCTGACGCAGCGCGCCCTGGGCCCACTGGCCGGTCTTGATCACGGTGGTGATTTCACTGCCCAGCGAGGCGTCGTCGAGCATCATCAGGTAGACGTCGAACAGCGCGCGCTCTTCCGGGCGCAACTGGGTCGCGAGCTTGGCGGACAATGCGCGCATATCGGCGCGCACGCCTTCGATGGCAGTCTTGAACAGCGCCAACTCGGCGTTGATGTCGGTGATGGTCTTGTCCGGCACCACGTCGAGATCGGCCGGCGGCAGCATGACCACGGCGGTACCGACGGCAGCACCTGGCGAACCCGGCACGCCGACGAATTTGGCTTCCTGGATGCCCTTGCCCTGACGACCCAGACCGCGGATCGATCCGGTGGCCTCGGCGTGGGCGATAACGCCGGCGAGCTGCGCGCTCATGGTCACGAGGAAGGCTTCTTCACCTTCGTCGAACTGGCGGCGTTCTTTCTGCTGGATGACCAACACGCCGACGACGCGGCGGTGGTGAATGATCGGGGCACCGAGAAACGAGGCATAACGCTCTTCACCGGTTTCGGCAAAATAGCGGTAGCGCGGGTGAACCGAGGCGTTTTCCAGGTTCAGGGGTTCTTCACGCGTGCCGACCAGACCGACCAGACCTTCGTTGGGTGCCATGCTGACCTTGCCGATCGAGCGCTTGTTCAAGCCCTCGGTGGCCATCAGGACGAAGCGGTTGGTCTCGGGATCAAGCAGGTAGACCGAGCAGACCTGGCTGCCCATGGCCTCTTTGACGCGCAACACAATAATCCCCAACGCCGCCTTGAGATCCTTGGCGGAGTTAACTTCCTGGACGATCTTGCGCAGCGTATTGAGCATGGCTCGGGGTCGAACTCCGTCGTCAGTCGCGCGCTAAAAGGCGCGGGGCAAGCTCTTTGAGAGCGCGTCGATACACCTCGCGCTTGAATGTCACCACCTGGCCCAACGGATACCAATAGCTGACCCAGCGCCAGCCATCGAACTCCGGTTTACCGGTCAAATCCATCCGCACCCGCTGCTCGTTGGAGATCAGGCGCAGGAGAAACCATTTCTGTTTCTGGCCGATGCACAGCGGTTGGCTGTGGGTGCGCACCAGACGTTGCGGCAAACGATAGCGCAACCAGCCTCGAGTGCAGGCCAGTATTTCAACATCTTCACGTTCCAGGCCAACTTCTTCGTTCAGCTCGCGGTACAAGGCGTCTTCCGGCGTCTCCTCAGGGTTGATTCCCCCTTGCGGAAACTGCCAGGCATCCTGATTGATACGGCGAGCCCATAGCACCTGGCCGGCGTCATTCGTCAGAATGATCCCGACATTGGGACGGAAACCATCGGGGTCGATCACGGCAACAACCTCGCAAACGCATGTCGCCGCATTGTTCCACAAAGCTTGATAAGGCGGCAACGAAGGTTCCTACCTTATGTGCACTCTTGTGAAAAGACCGTATTCTTGTCGCCTTTTTACTGACTTTTCAGCGGGTAACTGCAATGCGCCTGGCTCTATTCGATTTGGACAACACCCTTCTGGGCGGCGACAGCGATCACGCTTGGGGCGACTACCTGTGCGAGCGCGGCTTCCTCGACCCGATCGCCTACAAGACGCGCAACGACGAGTTCTATCAGGATTACCTGGCCGGCAAACTGGATAACGCCGCCTACCTGAATTTCTGTCTGGAAATTCTGGGTCGCACTGAAATGGCCGTGCTAGACGCCTGGCACAGCGATTACATGCGCGATTGCATCGAGCCGATCGTTCTGCCGCAAGCGCTGGAACTGCTGAAAAAACATCGCGACGCCGGCGACAAACTGGTGATCATCACTGCGACCAACCGCTTCGTGACGGCGCCGATTGCTGCGCGCCTGGGCGTGGAAACGCTGATTGCCACCGAGTGCGAAATGGTCGATGGCCGTTACAGCGGCCGCAGCACTGACATTCCGTGCTTTCGTGAAGGCAAGGTGACGCGTTTGAATCGTTGGCTGGAAGAGACCGGGTATTCGTTGGATGACAGCTATTTCTATAGCGACTCGATGAATGACTTGCCGTTGCTGGAGCAAGTGGCGAATCCGGTGGCGGTTGATCCGGATCCGAATCTGCGTGCTGAGGCCGAGAAGCGCGGCTGGCCGGTGATTTCGTTGCGCGGCTGAAGATCAAAAGATCGCAGCCTTCGGCAGCTCCTACAGGTTCGGTGTCAGACCACACTTGTAGGAGCTGCCGCAGGCTGCGATCTTTTCGCTTCACACCGGTTTGGCGCCCATCAACCCGGCAATCGCGACAAAACACACGAAACTGAACAACGCCAAGGCAAAACTGAACTTGCCGACCCCGCCCGGCGCCTTGCGCAACCGATTCAAACGCACCAGCAACCAGAACCACGCCAACGCCGCCACGGTATACAGCACGCTCGACGCCAGAATCCAAGTCTGCCCCAGCGGCCAGCCGACGAGATGAACCATCCACCAGCCGGTAAACGGCATGCTCAACAGCGCCAGGCCCATCAGCAGCCACACGAACACTCGTGGCTGCTGCAACGTGCGGCTGCCCGCCGTCGCATCACCCTTGCGTTTTGCCAGAAAAACCCAAACGCCCAGCCCCAGCGCGCTGGCCAGCAAGACCACGGTTGCGATCACATGCGCCATTTTCAGGGCCGTTAACGTTTCCATTGTCAAAATTCCTTATGGCTTGCCCATTAGCGTAGCCCCTCAGCCCAGAAACAGCTGATACGCCGGGTTCTCGCTTTCATCCCAGTATGGATAGCCGATTTCCTCGAGCGCCGCCGGGACCAGATGACGTTCGTCGTGCGGCACCTGCAGGCCCGCGACCACGCGACCATCGGCAGCGCCGTGGTTGCGGTAGTGGAACATCGAGATATTCCAGCGCCCACCGAGCTTGGTCAGGAAGTTGAACAACGCGCCCGGGCGCTCGGGGAATTCGAAGCGAAACACCACTTCATCAATGACGTGCGCCGCATGGCCGCCGACCATGTGGCGGATGTGCAGCTTGGCCAGTTCGTTGTCGGTCAGGTCGATGACCGGGAAGCCCTGCTCGATCAGACTCGCCAGCAGTGCGCTGCGCGGATCGTTTTCCGGGTGGGTCTGTACGCCAACGAAGATGTGCGCTTCGCTGCCGGTGTTGTAGCGGTAGTTGAATTCGGTGATCTGGCGTTTGCCGACCGCTTCGCAGAACGCCTTGAAGCTGCCTGCCTTCTCGGGGATGGTCACGGCGATGATCGCTTCGCGGCCCTCGCCCAGCTCGGCGCGCTCGGCGACGTGACGCAAACGGTCGAAGTTGACGTTGGCGCCGGAGTCGATGGCGACAAAGGTCTGGCCGCTGACACCGCGCTGTTCTACGTATTTCTTGATCCCGGCCACGCCCAACGCGCCGGCAGGCTCGGTGATCGAGCGGGTATCGTCGTAGATGTCCTTGATCGCCGCGCAGATTTCGTCAGTGCTGACGGTGATCACTTCATCGACGTAATCCTTGCAGATGTCAAATGTGTGCTGGCCGATCTGCGCCACTGCCACGCCGTCAGCGAAGATGCCCACGGTCGGCAGGACCACGCGCTCGCCTGCTGCCATGGCCGCTTGCAGACAATTGGAGTCGTCCGGCTCGACGCCGATGACTTTGATGTCCGGACGCAGGTATTTCACATACGCCGCGATCCCGGCGATCAGACCACCGCCACCGACCGGGACGAAAATCGCGTCCAGCGGCTGCGGGTGCTGGCGCAGAATTTCCATGGCCACGGTGCCCTGCCCGGCAATGGTGTGCGGATCGTCGTACGGGTGGATATAGACGTAGCCTTTTTCATCGACCAGTTTCAGCGAGTAGGCCAAAGCCTCCGGAAACGAATCACCGTGCAGCACTACTTTGCCGCCGCGCGAACGCACACCTTCGACTTTGATCTCGGGAGTGGTCTTGGGCATGACGATGGTGGCTTTGACGCCCAACACTTTCGCCGCCAGAGCCAGACCCTGCGCATGGTTGCCCGCCGACGCGGTGACCACGCCACGGGCGCGCTCTTCTTCGCTCAGCTGAGTCAGCTTGTTGTAGGCGCCGCGAATCTTGAACGAGAACACCGGCTGCAAGTCTTCGCGCTTGAGCCAGATGTCATTGCCCAGCCGCTCGGAGAGCTGGCGAGCGTTCTGTAGCGGGGTTTCTACGGCAACGTCATAAACGCGCGAGGTGAGGATCTTTTTGACGTACTGTTCGAGCATCGGAAGCATCACTGAGCGGGTTGGGCAGGGCCAAGGAGTCTAACCCGGCTTTTGCCCGGGCGACCACACGAATACAGAGGTTTTAGCCGCGTCGTAAAAGATCGCAGCCTTCGGCAGCTCCTACAGGATGCATGCGATTCCAGTAGGAGCTGCCGCAGGCTGCGATCCTTTGATCTGCCAATAGGACAATGACCTTCACGAACGCGGGGCCTATAATGCCGGCCTTTCGTTCCCCTCTTCGGCACTTCGGAGCCCGCATGACTCAGGATCAACTCAAACAGGCAGTGGCCCAGGCCGCCGTCGACTTCATCCTGCCGAAACTCGACGACAAGAGCATCGTCGGCGTCGGCACCGGCTCCACCGCCAACTGCTTCATCGATGCCCTGGCCCAGCACAAGGGCGCCTTCGATGGCGCGGTTGCCAGCTCCGAAGCCACCGCTGCGCGCCTCAAGGGCCACGGTATTCCGGTCTATGAACTGAACACCGTGAGCGATCTGGAGTTCTACGTCGACGGCGCCGATGAAAGCGACGCGCACCTGAACCTGATCAAGGGCGGCGGCGCAGCCCTGACCCGCGAAAAGATCGTCGCCGCCGTGGCCAAGACCTTCATCTGCATCGCCGACGCCAGCAAACTGGTGCCAGTGCTCGGCGAATTCCCGCTGCCGGTCGAAGTGATCCCGATGGCCCGCAGCCACGTCGCTCGCCAACTGGTGAAACTGGGCGGCGACCCGGTTTATCGCGAAGGCGTACTGACCGACAACGGCAACATCATCCTCGATGTGTTCAACCTGCAGATCACCAACCCAGTAGAACTGGAAGCGCAGATCAATGCGATTGTCGGCGTGGTCACCAACGGCTTGTTCGCCGCGCGTCCTGCGGATCTGTTGTTGCTGGGGACCAGCGAAGGCGTGAAAACTCTCAAGGCTGAGTAGCCAGACTGCCCACAATTATGGGCAGACGAATAAACCTGTGGGAGCGAGCCTGCTCGCGAAAGCGCCCGTTCAGCCAACATCTTCACCGGCTGACACGACGCCTTCGCGAGCAGGCTCGCTCCCACAGTGTTTTGTGGTCTGAGTTAAGGCTGTGCAGGTTTTTTGAAGACGTAGAACAGATTCGGTTCGCTCACCAGATACAGCGCGCCATCATCATCCATCGCAATCCCTTCTGCCTGCGGCACGGTCTTTTTCAAGCCTTGGCGGCCGCCACTGATAGACATCGTGCTCAACGGGCGACCGTTGACATCCAGCTCCAGAATCAACCGCGACTCATCCGACAGCGCCAGCAAATGCCCACTGCGCTCGTCGTATTGCAGGCTCGACAAATCTCGCACGAACATGCCGGCATCGCGTTTGGGGTTATTGATTACGTGTACCGCGTAGGACTTCTCCGGGTTGAAGTGTGGAAAACCATGCACTTCGTAAATCAGCATCGGGTCACGTTCTTTCGCGACAAACAGACGCTTGCCGACCGAGTCATAGGCCAAGCCTTCGAAACCCTTGTTGCCGCTCATGTGCACGCCCAGCGTCATCTGCTCTGCATCGTCGGCGTCAAGAAAAGTGGTGTCGGCTTCCAGATGAATTTTTATCAGGCGCTGCTGACTCTCATCGGTGATGACGTAGGTGTCGGCGCTGATGAACTCGACGGCCTCCGGATCGCCGAAGCCGATCAGGGCAATGCGTCGCAGGATCTTGCCCTCCAGTGACAGCTCGACCAGTTCGGCATTCTTGTTGGTTACGGTGAACAGGCTTTTGCGCACCGGATCAAAGGTCAGCGCCGAGACATCGTCGTCCAGCCCTTCGATGACTCGCGCTTCGATTTGCACTTGATACCGGTCAAGCGCAATGGATTCACTGCTCTGCGGTTGCCACAGCGTATGCAGATTGAACCAGGCCCGCTCGAACAGACGCATGTATTGGCCGATCGCAAGCAATGCGATCAAAGCGATCATCGACAGCAGGATAAACAGAGGCTTGGGACGGGCAAGTCGGCGCATGCGGGCGGGCTCGGAAATCAAAACAGGCGGATGAAATATCACGCCCGTCTGAACTGAAGCTTAATGGCCACTTGCCTCAAACTACAACATCTGCTCATGTAGGAGCTGCCGAAGGCTGCGATCTTTTGATTTTGATCTTGAAAAAACAAGATCAAAAGATCGCAGCCTGCGGCAGCTCCTACATGGGGGAATTGGTGTCCGCGTTTATTGCTGTTTTTCGAAGCGATAGAACAGGTTCGGTTCGCTGACCATGTACAGCGTGCCCGCCTCGTCCATGGTCATGCCTTCGGCACGCGGAATGGTGTTTTTCAGACCGTTGAAACCGCCGAGCAAGGTCATGAAGCTGACCTGTTCGCCTTTTTCGTCCAGTTCCAGCAACAAGTGCGAGTCGGCGGACAGCACCAGCAGATGGCCGGTGCGCGGATCCACCGCCAGCGCTGACAGGTTACGAATGTCCAGTTCGTCGCTGAGCAGTTTCTGCTTGTCGCCCTTCAGGCTCTGGCTGCCGTCGCTTTTCCAGGTGAACAGTGCGGGCGGCCGCTCTTCCCCCAGCAGCAGTTGCTGATTGCGCGGGTCCCAGGTGATGGCTTCGAATGCTTTGTTCTGATCCTTGGACGGTCCGAGGTCGTATTTCGGAAAATCGGCAATATTCAGTTCACGGGTGTCGGCGGCGACCTTGACGATCGAGAGAAGGTGTTCGCGCTCGTCGACGATCGCCAGCAGGCCGTTTTCCATGACCGTCAGGCCCTCGGGGTTGCTCCAGCCCACCAGCGGCATCTTGCGCAGCACCTCCCCTTGCAAGGTCAACTCGACCAGAAACGGATTTTTGCCCATCACCGAAAACAGCGTTTTAGTCTGCGGGTTGTAGGCCAGATCCGAAGCCTCGTCCTTTTCCATGCCCGGCAGCGGCTTCGCGTCGATTACCGCGCGGTAATCCGGCAGCCAGACGCTTTCCTTCTGCTCGGCCGGGCTCTCGAATCGCTCCAGAACCCAGAGCACGCCACGGTCATCCCAATGCATGGCGAACGCCAGGCCATAGGCAGCGGCAACCGCCAGCAGCAGCCAGGCGTACCAACGCAGAGCGAAACGTGAACGGCGGGTGGGTTTGAGCTGAGTTTGAGAGGACATCAAAGGACGCGTTCCGAAAATTCAGGCTATGGGTAATAGCACAAAGGGGCCGGCTCAGACGCCAGATTTGCGGAAATTATCCAGACAGGATGTGAAAAAAACGGTAAATGGCGGGATTGTCCTGCGCGACAGGCAAGATCAAAAGATCGCAGCCTGCGGCAGCTCCTACAGGGATCGGTATCGGAGCTGCCGCAGGCTGCGATCTTTTGCGGTTAGCGCACGCTGCTGGTGAAGCTGCTTGCGCCCGGCAGTTCGAGGACGATGTCATCGCCGACGTTCAGCGGGCCGACGCCAACCGGCGTGCCGGTGAGGATCACGTCACCGGCCTGCAGCGAGAAGCACCCGGCCATGTGCTGGATCATCGGCACGATCGGATTGAGCATGGCGCTGCTGTTGCCGTCCTGGCGGACTTCGCCGTTGATGGTCAGGCGAATGCCGATGTCGGTCAGGTCAGCGAAGGTGCTGCCGACCACGAACGGCGCGATCACCGCTGCGCCGTCGAACGACTTGGCGATTTCCCACGGCAGGCCCTTGGCTTTCAGTTCGGCCTGCTTGTCGCGCAAGGTCAGGTCCAGCGCCGGGGCGAAGCCGGAGATCGCATCCAGCACTTCTTCGCGGCTTGGTTTGGTCGACAGCGGCTTGCCGATCAACACGGCGATTTCCGCTTCGTAATGCACCGAACCGCGCTCGGTCGGAATGCTGAACCCGCCTTCCAGCGGCACCACGCAACTGCCCGGCTTGATGAACAGCAGCGGCTCGGTAGGCACCGGGTTGTCCAGTTCCTTGGCGTGTTCGGCGTAATTGCGGCCAATGCACACGACTTTCCCGATCGGGAAGTGGATGCGCGTGCCGTCGACGTACTGGTGCTGATAGCTCATTTACCGACTCCTGCCTTTATTGATTCAACAGAGATTACCGATCAAACCGCGAAAATCTTGCCCGGGTTCATGATGCCGTTCGGGTCGAACACCGCTTTCACCGCTTTCATGTATTCGATTTCGACCGGCGAACGGCTGTAGGTCAAGTAATCGCGCTTGGTCATGCCCACGCCGTGCTCGGCCGAGATCGAGCCGTTGTATTTCTCGACGGTTTCAAATACCCACTTGTTCACGGTGGCGCACTTGGCGAAGAACTCGTCCTTGCTCAGGTCATCCGGCTTGAGGATGTTCAAGTGCAGATTGCCGTCGCCGATGTGGCCGAACCAGACGATTTCGAAATCCGGGTAGTGTTCACCGACGATCGCATCGATTTCTTGCAGAAACGCCGGGACTTTCGAGACGGTGACCGAGATGTCGTTCTTGTAAGGCGTCCAGTGCGAGATGGTTTCGGAGATGTACTCGCGCAACTTCCACAGATTGTGCAACTGGGTGTCGCTCTGGCTCATCACGCCGTCCAGCACCCAGCCCTGTTCGACGCAATGCTCAAAGGTTTCCAGAGCGCTGTTGGCCACTTCTTCAGTGGTCGCTTCGAACTCCAGCAACGCATAAAACGGGCAATCGGTTTCGAACGGTGCCGGAACATCGCCACGGCCCATGACTTTAGCCAAGGCTTTATCGGAGAAGAATTCGAAGGCGGTCAGGTCGAGTTTGCCCTGGAAGGCGTGCAGCACCGGCATGATCGAATCGAAATCGGCGGTACCGAGAACCATCGCTGTGAGGTTTTTCGGCGCGCGATCCAGACGCATGGTCGCTTCGACGACGAACCCGAGGGTGCCCTCGGCGCCGATGAACAACTGGCGCAGGTCGTAACCGGTGGCGTTTTTGATCAGGTCTTTGTTCAGCTCCAGCACATCGCCCTTGCCGGTGACGACTTTCATGCCGGCCACCCAGTTGCGCGTCATGCCGTAACGAATCACCTTGATCCCGCCGGCGTTGGTGCCGATGTTGCCGCCAATCTGGCTGGAACCCGCCGAGGCGAAATCGACCGGGTAGTACAAGCCGTTCTCTTCGGCGACGTTCTGCAGCTGCTCGGTGACCACACCTGGCTGGCACACGGCAGTGCGGTCGGTGAGATTCACGTCGAGAATCTGGTTCATGTAATCGAACGAGACCACCACTTCACCGTTAGCGGCTACCGCTGCGGCGGACAGCCCGGTGCGCCCGCCGGACGGCACCAGCGCAACCTTGTGCGCATTGGCCCAACGGACAACCGCTTGCACTTGCTCGATGGTCTTGGGGAAAACGATGGCGCTGGGCGCCGGGGCGAAGTGCTTGGTCCAATCCTTGCCGTAAGCATTCAGGGAGTCGGCATCGGTAAGGACTTTGCCAGGCTCAACCAGGGTCTTCAGTTCATCAATCAGCGCAGGATTGGTCATCGACGGAACTCTCGAACAATTCATGGTCATCCTGAGAACGCTTCACGTCGCAGGAATGAGTGTTTAGCGGGGTGGCTATGCTAGCATACCGACCCCGCAGGACAGTGCCCAAGGCCAGATCCGCGGTGACGGCTTTCCTGCCGTTTGGGTCAGCTCCAGGCTGCGCCCCTCCCTGCCATTTTTCTCCGGGATACAGGTTTACGCAGATGAGCAAGACTTCTCTCGATAAGAGCAAGATCAAGTTCCTTCTTCTCGAAGGCGTCCACCAATCGGCTGTCGACGTCCTCAAGGCGGCGGGCTACACCAGCATCGAATACCTGACTGGTTCCTTGCCGGAAGCCCAGCTGAAGGAAAAGATCGCTGACGCTCACTTCATCGGCATTCGCTCGCGCACGCAACTGACCGAAGAGATCTTCGATCACGCGAAGAAGCTGGTCGCGGTCGGCTGTTTCTGCATCGGCACCAACCAGGTTGACCTGAGTGCTGCCCGTGAGCGCGGTATCGCCGTGTTCAACGCGCCGTACTCCAACACCCGCTCCGTGGCGGAGCTGGT
This window of the Pseudomonas fluorescens genome carries:
- a CDS encoding SdiA-regulated domain-containing protein → MRRLARPKPLFILLSMIALIALLAIGQYMRLFERAWFNLHTLWQPQSSESIALDRYQVQIEARVIEGLDDDVSALTFDPVRKSLFTVTNKNAELVELSLEGKILRRIALIGFGDPEAVEFISADTYVITDESQQRLIKIHLEADTTFLDADDAEQMTLGVHMSGNKGFEGLAYDSVGKRLFVAKERDPMLIYEVHGFPHFNPEKSYAVHVINNPKRDAGMFVRDLSSLQYDERSGHLLALSDESRLILELDVNGRPLSTMSISGGRQGLKKTVPQAEGIAMDDDGALYLVSEPNLFYVFKKPAQP
- a CDS encoding fumarylacetoacetate hydrolase family protein — protein: MSYQHQYVDGTRIHFPIGKVVCIGRNYAEHAKELDNPVPTEPLLFIKPGSCVVPLEGGFSIPTERGSVHYEAEIAVLIGKPLSTKPSREEVLDAISGFAPALDLTLRDKQAELKAKGLPWEIAKSFDGAAVIAPFVVGSTFADLTDIGIRLTINGEVRQDGNSSAMLNPIVPMIQHMAGCFSLQAGDVILTGTPVGVGPLNVGDDIVLELPGASSFTSSVR
- a CDS encoding HAD family hydrolase, translated to MRLALFDLDNTLLGGDSDHAWGDYLCERGFLDPIAYKTRNDEFYQDYLAGKLDNAAYLNFCLEILGRTEMAVLDAWHSDYMRDCIEPIVLPQALELLKKHRDAGDKLVIITATNRFVTAPIAARLGVETLIATECEMVDGRYSGRSTDIPCFREGKVTRLNRWLEETGYSLDDSYFYSDSMNDLPLLEQVANPVAVDPDPNLRAEAEKRGWPVISLRG
- the ilvA gene encoding threonine ammonia-lyase, biosynthetic, with amino-acid sequence MLEQYVKKILTSRVYDVAVETPLQNARQLSERLGNDIWLKREDLQPVFSFKIRGAYNKLTQLSEEERARGVVTASAGNHAQGLALAAKVLGVKATIVMPKTTPEIKVEGVRSRGGKVVLHGDSFPEALAYSLKLVDEKGYVYIHPYDDPHTIAGQGTVAMEILRQHPQPLDAIFVPVGGGGLIAGIAAYVKYLRPDIKVIGVEPDDSNCLQAAMAAGERVVLPTVGIFADGVAVAQIGQHTFDICKDYVDEVITVSTDEICAAIKDIYDDTRSITEPAGALGVAGIKKYVEQRGVSGQTFVAIDSGANVNFDRLRHVAERAELGEGREAIIAVTIPEKAGSFKAFCEAVGKRQITEFNYRYNTGSEAHIFVGVQTHPENDPRSALLASLIEQGFPVIDLTDNELAKLHIRHMVGGHAAHVIDEVVFRFEFPERPGALFNFLTKLGGRWNISMFHYRNHGAADGRVVAGLQVPHDERHLVPAALEEIGYPYWDESENPAYQLFLG
- a CDS encoding FAD-binding oxidoreductase — its product is MTNPALIDELKTLVEPGKVLTDADSLNAYGKDWTKHFAPAPSAIVFPKTIEQVQAVVRWANAHKVALVPSGGRTGLSAAAVAANGEVVVSFDYMNQILDVNLTDRTAVCQPGVVTEQLQNVAEENGLYYPVDFASAGSSQIGGNIGTNAGGIKVIRYGMTRNWVAGMKVVTGKGDVLELNKDLIKNATGYDLRQLFIGAEGTLGFVVEATMRLDRAPKNLTAMVLGTADFDSIMPVLHAFQGKLDLTAFEFFSDKALAKVMGRGDVPAPFETDCPFYALLEFEATTEEVANSALETFEHCVEQGWVLDGVMSQSDTQLHNLWKLREYISETISHWTPYKNDISVTVSKVPAFLQEIDAIVGEHYPDFEIVWFGHIGDGNLHLNILKPDDLSKDEFFAKCATVNKWVFETVEKYNGSISAEHGVGMTKRDYLTYSRSPVEIEYMKAVKAVFDPNGIMNPGKIFAV
- the rpiA gene encoding ribose-5-phosphate isomerase RpiA — its product is MTQDQLKQAVAQAAVDFILPKLDDKSIVGVGTGSTANCFIDALAQHKGAFDGAVASSEATAARLKGHGIPVYELNTVSDLEFYVDGADESDAHLNLIKGGGAALTREKIVAAVAKTFICIADASKLVPVLGEFPLPVEVIPMARSHVARQLVKLGGDPVYREGVLTDNGNIILDVFNLQITNPVELEAQINAIVGVVTNGLFAARPADLLLLGTSEGVKTLKAE
- a CDS encoding DUF2269 domain-containing protein, which translates into the protein METLTALKMAHVIATVVLLASALGLGVWVFLAKRKGDATAGSRTLQQPRVFVWLLMGLALLSMPFTGWWMVHLVGWPLGQTWILASSVLYTVAALAWFWLLVRLNRLRKAPGGVGKFSFALALFSFVCFVAIAGLMGAKPV
- a CDS encoding SdiA-regulated domain-containing protein; amino-acid sequence: MSSQTQLKPTRRSRFALRWYAWLLLAVAAAYGLAFAMHWDDRGVLWVLERFESPAEQKESVWLPDYRAVIDAKPLPGMEKDEASDLAYNPQTKTLFSVMGKNPFLVELTLQGEVLRKMPLVGWSNPEGLTVMENGLLAIVDEREHLLSIVKVAADTRELNIADFPKYDLGPSKDQNKAFEAITWDPRNQQLLLGEERPPALFTWKSDGSQSLKGDKQKLLSDELDIRNLSALAVDPRTGHLLVLSADSHLLLELDEKGEQVSFMTLLGGFNGLKNTIPRAEGMTMDEAGTLYMVSEPNLFYRFEKQQ
- a CDS encoding RNA pyrophosphohydrolase; this translates as MIDPDGFRPNVGIILTNDAGQVLWARRINQDAWQFPQGGINPEETPEDALYRELNEEVGLEREDVEILACTRGWLRYRLPQRLVRTHSQPLCIGQKQKWFLLRLISNEQRVRMDLTGKPEFDGWRWVSYWYPLGQVVTFKREVYRRALKELAPRLLARD
- the ptsP gene encoding phosphoenolpyruvate--protein phosphotransferase, with the translated sequence MLNTLRKIVQEVNSAKDLKAALGIIVLRVKEAMGSQVCSVYLLDPETNRFVLMATEGLNKRSIGKVSMAPNEGLVGLVGTREEPLNLENASVHPRYRYFAETGEERYASFLGAPIIHHRRVVGVLVIQQKERRQFDEGEEAFLVTMSAQLAGVIAHAEATGSIRGLGRQGKGIQEAKFVGVPGSPGAAVGTAVVMLPPADLDVVPDKTITDINAELALFKTAIEGVRADMRALSAKLATQLRPEERALFDVYLMMLDDASLGSEITTVIKTGQWAQGALRQVVTDHVNRFELMDDAYLRERASDVKDLGRRLLAYLQEERQQNLVYPEKTILVSEELTPAMLGEVPEGTLVGLVSVLGSGNSHVAILARAMGIPTVMGLVDLPYAKVDGIEMIVDGTRGEVYTNPSEVLRKQFAEIVEEEKQLALGLDTLRDLPCVTLDGHRMPLWVNTGLLADVARAQKRGAEGVGLYRTEVPFMINQRFPSEKEQLAIYREQLAAFHPQPVTMRSLDIGGDKSLSYFPIKEDNPFLGWRGIRVTLDHPEIFLVQTRAMLKASEGLNNLRILLPMISGTHELEEALHLIHRAWGEVRDEGTDVPMPPIGVMIEIPAAVYQTKELARMVDFLSVGSNDLTQYLLAVDRNNPRVADLYDYLHPAVLQALQTVVRDAHAEGKPVSICGEMAGDPAAAVLLMAMGFDSLSMNATNLPKVKWMLRQVNLSKAQEMLAELMKIDNPQVIHSSLQLALKNLGLAKMNSPVVTKAL